In Fusarium oxysporum f. sp. lycopersici 4287 chromosome 2, whole genome shotgun sequence, a genomic segment contains:
- a CDS encoding isocitrate dehydrogenase [NAD] subunit 1, mitochondrial (At least one base has a quality score < 10): MLSRGSLRSAQLLRGVAKQQPQLARSFATVQSDIFKPAKFGGKYTVTLIPGDGIGTEVAESVKTVFKADNVPVEWEQVEVSGLEGAGRTEDAFRESVASLKRNKLGLKGILHTPISRSGHQSFNVAMRQELDIYASISLIKNIPGYETRHKDVDLCIIRENTEGEYSGLEHQSVDGVVESLKIITRAKSERIAKFAFSFALANGRSKVTCIHKANIMKLADGLFRSTFHQVAKDYPTLEVNDMIVDNASMQAVSRPQQFDVMVMPNLYGGILSNIGAALVGGPGIVPGCNMGREVAVFEPGCRHVGLDIKGKDQANPTAMLLSGSMLLRHLGLDEHANRISKATYAVIAEGKVRTPDMGGSSTTHEFTKAILDKLETV; encoded by the exons ATGTTGTCTCGAGGATCTCTTCGATCGGCCCAG CTGCTGCGCGGCGTCGCCAAGCAACAACCCCAGCTCGCCCGATCCTTCGCCACCGTCCAGTCCGACATCTTCAAGCCCGCCAAGTTCGGCGGCAAGTACACCGTCACCCTCATCCCCGGTGACGGTATCGGTACCGAGGTTGCCGAGTCCGTCAAGACCGTCTTCAAGGCCGACAACGTCCCCGTTGAGTGGGAGCAGGTCGAGGTCTCCGGTCTCGAGGGCGCCGGCCGAACTGAGGATGCTTTCCGCGAGTCTGTCGCTTCTCTTAAGCGCAACAAGCTCGGTCTCAAGGGTATCCTTCACACTCCCATCAGCCGATCCGGCCACCAGAGTTTCAACGTCGCCATGCGACAGGAGCTCGATATCTACGCCAGCATCAGcttgatcaagaacatcCCCGGCTACGAGACCCGCCACAAGGACGTCGACCTGTGCATCATCCGAGAGAACACCGAGGGTGAGTACTCTGGTCTCGAGCACCAGAGCGTCGACGGTGTCGTCGAGTccctcaagatcatcaccCGCGCCAAGTCTGAGCGTATCGCCAAGTTCGCCTTCTCTTTCGCTCTCGCCAACGGCCGATCCAAGGTTACTTGCATTCACAAGGCCAACATCATGAAGCTTGCCGACGGTCTTTTCCGCAGCACCTTCCACCAGGTCGCCAAGGACTACCCTACCCTCGAGGTCAACGACATGATTGTCGACAACGCCTCCATGCAGGCTGTCTCTCGTCCCCAGCAATTCGATGTTATGGTCATGCCTAACCTTTACGGTGGTATCCTGTCCAACATTGGTGCCGCTCTTGTTGGTGGCCCTGGTATCGTCCCTGGTTGCAACATGGGCCGTGAGGTCGCTGTTTTCGAGCCTGGTTGCCGTCACGTCGGTCTTGACATCAAGGGCAAGGACCAGGCTAACCCCACTGCTATGCTCCTGTCCGGCAGCATGCTGCTGCGACACCTCGGCCTTGATGAGCATGCTAACCGCATCTCCAAGGCCACCTACGCTGTTATCGCTGAGGG CAAGGTCCGCACCCCCGACATGGGCGGCTCCTCCACCACCCACGAGTTCACCAAGGCCATCCTCGACAAGCTCGAGACTGTTTAA
- a CDS encoding hypothetical protein (At least one base has a quality score < 10): MTRLADVLARDGIERLQPLLLVCQYRMGTTSSNTTTRVWHLIGVAARTCLEMGLHRAATYALPRTLDDATRKVKEEEMETKRRCFWSLVALDRVTSLALGRPLALQLEDIDVDLPPSSTADQLPEDSSPLSSAPYGTPQYRAATSVFVHIVRYRLICGKIINALHRSAKHVTFSNTSYEEMRTALARELQEWHTETANLPLVKSDTAASPASGSSFRSEEWYRLLYHNGMLMLFRPSPCLNDAAVNSLALQNVYDSAREAISLYASLHRSRKLNYSWITMHAVFLAGLSYIFALRHHFSGSEPQRARLHTTPTINQVVNDTRACSKVLVAVSERWDLARNCSDLFDRLSDAVVADVVEASVAAPVQFSADLAGMTVDSTFRDCFGDLQSLGLDEFHNDAISQLSQEWFFGLGGESHPYY, encoded by the coding sequence ATGACGAGACTAGCAGATGTACTGGCGAGAGATGGGATTGAGAGGTTGCAGCCGCTGCTGTTGGTGTGTCAGTATAGAATGGGCACGACGTCGAGTAATACTACGACTAGAGTTTGGCATCTCATCGGCGTTGCGGCGAGGACGTGTCTTGAGATGGGCCTTCATCGAGCGGCGACTTATGCGCTTCCGCGCACGTTGGATGATGCGACGAGGaaggtgaaggaggaggagatggagacCAAGAGGAGATGCTTCTGGAGTCTTGTTGCGCTGGATCGCGTGACGAGTCTGGCTCTTGGAAGACCTTTGGCTCTACAGCTTGAAGATATAGACGTTgatcttcctccttcatcaacagcagatCAACTCCCAGAGGATAGCAGTCCCCTCTCATCAGCACCCTACGGAACACCTCAATACCGCGCTGCAACCTCTGTATTCGTGCACATCGTTCGCTACCGTCTCATCTGCGGCAAGATCATAAACGCCCTACACCGCAGCGCGAAACACGTCACATTCTCAAATACAAGCTATGAAGAGATGCGAACAGCTCTAGCGAGGGAGTTACAAGAGTGGCATACAGAAACAGCAAACCTACCCCTCGTTAAGAGCGACACGGCTGCTTCGCCTGCTAGTGGTTCGAGTTTTCGCTCCGAGGAGTGGTATAGGCTTTTGTACCATAACGGTATGCTCATGCTGTTTCGGCCGTCGCCGTGTCTGAACGATGCAGCTGTGAATAGCCTTGCGCTGCAGAATGTTTACGACTCTGCGAGGGAGGCTATAAGCTTATATGCGAGTTTGCACCGATCGCGAAAGTTGAATTACTCGTGGATTACGATGCATGCTGTCTTCTTAGCTGGGTTGTCATACATCTTTGCTCTACGACATCATTTCTCAGGTTCTGAGCCTCAGCGCGCGAGGTTACATACAACACCTACCATCAACCAAGTCGTCAACGACACGAGGGCTTGTTCAAAAGTGTTAGTAGCTGTTTCGGAGAGATGGGATCTTGCGAGAAATTGTTCGGATTTGTTTGATAGACTGAGTGATGCGGTGGTAGCTGATGTCGTGGAGGCGAGTGTTGCGGCGCCGGTGCAGTTTTCGGCGGATCTAGCGGGTATGACTGTTGATAGTACTTTTAGGGATTGTTTTGGGGATTTGCAGAGTTTGGGGCTGGATGAGTTCCATAATGATGCTATTTCGCAGTTGAGTCAGGAGTGGTTTTTTGGATTGGGAGGTGAGAGTCATCCGTATTATTGA